A genome region from Anopheles stephensi strain Indian chromosome 2, UCI_ANSTEP_V1.0, whole genome shotgun sequence includes the following:
- the LOC118505609 gene encoding uncharacterized protein LOC118505609 isoform X2, with amino-acid sequence MNGFRVLNFALFAFCFLCTIEQLESTCVFDSDFGLILNCAFKKSGLFRVRNLGGIKAHFGLGFSVGDELGLAESLGNVEANKRRALNIRTGANNIGVLPASKMPTSSYPSLPAPIAPSPGAPIQQSRPQAVTVRSSASMLPKGLPKVPSSASPVYVSPASSLMTKATSLPLGVPPFRPIPKPTPEAEPSQLMNQTSSFHRTAPTRTSVVSPFPSAPNQQIIYKEAPNLQVQKVPAFQAMPESVSRISTGPVVQVDNKLQPSVIKNSIMSIPPRRQMTKPGPTIATGTADAGDEIDLMGHTVEELAAAANVSVEVIKEAIRVRQQELRAQKQYEKQQAAYAQAQFLAQQTTPTTTTTSTTTPRPRRYPTNAGHKVMNAPKEYYPVGYDKNFDDNFTSKVDLPYTTFNCGEQKHFPGLYGDEDLGCMVFHVCALTDDGLIMKSFLCPESTLFDQTVLKCNWWFYVDCKSSKNLYDSNLPVSKSYQLMKALSFFSSNYKNPGDSSEGVDVEALKNSVATAVAVGGSARSLDSLSSNTIAGSTGERSQDLPAVSARDSSGSSSTTVASTSSSSSNSSDSNSNKTTAST; translated from the exons ATGAATGGTTTCCGAGTGCTAAATTTTGCCCTGTTCGCGTTCTGCTTTCTCT GCACAATCGAACAGTTAGAGAGTACCTGTGTTTTTGATTCCGATTTCGGTCTCATCCTGAACTGTGCCTTCAAAAAGTCCGGCCTCTTTCGGGTGCGGAACTTGGGCGGCATCAAGGCCCACTTCGGGTTAG GCTTCAGCGTCGGAGATGAGCTGGGACTGGCCGAATCGCTCGGCAACGTGGAGGCAAACAAACGGCGCGCCCTCAACATTCGCACCGGTGCCAACAACATTGGCGTCCTGCCCGCGTCCAAAATGCCG ACCTCCTCCTACCCCTCGCTCCCCGCCCCAATAGCCCCTTCGCCGGGTGCTCCAATCCAGCAGAGTCGCCCACAGGCAGTAACCGTTCGGTCGTCCGCGTCCATGCTGCCCAAGGGACTACCGAAGGTCCCGTCGTCCGCCTCACCCGTTTACGTATCACCCGCCTCCAGTCTGATGACGAAAGCCACCTCGCTTCCCCTGGGCGTTCCTCCCTTCCGTCCCATTCCCAAACCGACCCCGGAGGCGGAACCG AGCCAACTGATGAATCAGACCTCCTCCttccaccggaccgctccgaCCCGCACCTCCGTCGTCTCCCCGTTCCCCAGCGCTCCCAATCAGCAGATTATCTACAAGGAGGCACCGAACCTGCAGGTGCAGAAGGTGCCCGCCTTCCAGGCGATGCCCGAATCGGTGTCCCGCATCTCGACCGGACCGGTCGTACAGGTCGATAATAAGCTGCAGCCGTCCGTCATCAAGAATTCCATCATGAGCATACCACCGCGCCGCCAGATGACAAAGCCTGGGCCAACGATTGCCACCGGCACCGCCGACGCGGGCGACGAGATCGATCTGATGGGCCACACGGTCGAGGAgctggcggcggcggccaACGTTAGTGTGGAGGTGATTAAGGAAGCGATTCGTGTCCGGCAGCAGGAACTGCGTGCCCAGAAGCAGTACGAAAAGCAGCAGGCCGCTTACGCTCAGGCCCAGTTCCTAGCGCAGCAGACGACACCGACAACGACAACTACcagcacaacaacaccacGCCCCAGACGGTACCCGACCAACGCAGGCCACAAG GTTATGAACGCACCGAAAGAGTACTACCCGGTAGGATACGACAAGAACTTCGACGACAACTTCACCTCCAAGGTGGATCTGCCCTACACGACGTTCAACTGTGGCGAACAGAAACACTTCCCGGGGCTGTACGGCGACGAGGACCTTGGTTGTATG GTCTTCCACGTATGTGCCCTGACGGACGATGGATTGATCATGAAGTCGTTCCTCTGCCCGGAAAGTACACTCTTCGACCAGACCGTGCTGAAGTGCAACTGGTGGTTCTACGTGGACTGCAAGAGCAGCAAGAACCTGTACGACTCGAACCTGCCCGTGTCCAAGAGCTACCAGCTGATGAAGGCCCTCTCGTTCTTCTCCTCCAACTACAAAAACCCGGGCGACTCGTCCGAGGGCGTCGACGTGGAAGCACTCAAGAACAGCGTCGCCACAGCTGTTGCCGTCGGTGGGTCGGCCCGCTCGCTCGACAGCCTCAGCAGCAACACGATTGCCGGTTCGACCGGTGAGCGCTCGCAGGATTTACCAGCGGTGAGTGCACGAgacagcagcggcagcagcagcacgacggTCGCCTCAAcatcaagcagcagcagcaacagcagcgacagtaacagcaacaaaacaacggcGTCGACGTAA
- the LOC118505609 gene encoding uncharacterized protein LOC118505609 isoform X1: protein MNGFRVLNFALFAFCFLCTIEQLESTCVFDSDFGLILNCAFKKSGLFRVRNLGGIKAHFGLGFSVGDELGLAESLGNVEANKRRALNIRTGANNIGVLPASKMPTSSYPSLPAPIAPSPGAPIQQSRPQAVTVRSSASMLPKGLPKVPSSASPVYVSPASSLMTKATSLPLGVPPFRPIPKPTPEAEPVRFDPAILRRNFALKSSQTPDPSFQSQLMNQTSSFHRTAPTRTSVVSPFPSAPNQQIIYKEAPNLQVQKVPAFQAMPESVSRISTGPVVQVDNKLQPSVIKNSIMSIPPRRQMTKPGPTIATGTADAGDEIDLMGHTVEELAAAANVSVEVIKEAIRVRQQELRAQKQYEKQQAAYAQAQFLAQQTTPTTTTTSTTTPRPRRYPTNAGHKVMNAPKEYYPVGYDKNFDDNFTSKVDLPYTTFNCGEQKHFPGLYGDEDLGCMVFHVCALTDDGLIMKSFLCPESTLFDQTVLKCNWWFYVDCKSSKNLYDSNLPVSKSYQLMKALSFFSSNYKNPGDSSEGVDVEALKNSVATAVAVGGSARSLDSLSSNTIAGSTGERSQDLPAVSARDSSGSSSTTVASTSSSSSNSSDSNSNKTTAST from the exons ATGAATGGTTTCCGAGTGCTAAATTTTGCCCTGTTCGCGTTCTGCTTTCTCT GCACAATCGAACAGTTAGAGAGTACCTGTGTTTTTGATTCCGATTTCGGTCTCATCCTGAACTGTGCCTTCAAAAAGTCCGGCCTCTTTCGGGTGCGGAACTTGGGCGGCATCAAGGCCCACTTCGGGTTAG GCTTCAGCGTCGGAGATGAGCTGGGACTGGCCGAATCGCTCGGCAACGTGGAGGCAAACAAACGGCGCGCCCTCAACATTCGCACCGGTGCCAACAACATTGGCGTCCTGCCCGCGTCCAAAATGCCG ACCTCCTCCTACCCCTCGCTCCCCGCCCCAATAGCCCCTTCGCCGGGTGCTCCAATCCAGCAGAGTCGCCCACAGGCAGTAACCGTTCGGTCGTCCGCGTCCATGCTGCCCAAGGGACTACCGAAGGTCCCGTCGTCCGCCTCACCCGTTTACGTATCACCCGCCTCCAGTCTGATGACGAAAGCCACCTCGCTTCCCCTGGGCGTTCCTCCCTTCCGTCCCATTCCCAAACCGACCCCGGAGGCGGAACCGGTGAGATTCGACCCGGCCATACTCCGCCGCAACTTTGCGCTCAAATCCTCCCAAACCCCCGATCCTTCCTTCCAGAGCCAACTGATGAATCAGACCTCCTCCttccaccggaccgctccgaCCCGCACCTCCGTCGTCTCCCCGTTCCCCAGCGCTCCCAATCAGCAGATTATCTACAAGGAGGCACCGAACCTGCAGGTGCAGAAGGTGCCCGCCTTCCAGGCGATGCCCGAATCGGTGTCCCGCATCTCGACCGGACCGGTCGTACAGGTCGATAATAAGCTGCAGCCGTCCGTCATCAAGAATTCCATCATGAGCATACCACCGCGCCGCCAGATGACAAAGCCTGGGCCAACGATTGCCACCGGCACCGCCGACGCGGGCGACGAGATCGATCTGATGGGCCACACGGTCGAGGAgctggcggcggcggccaACGTTAGTGTGGAGGTGATTAAGGAAGCGATTCGTGTCCGGCAGCAGGAACTGCGTGCCCAGAAGCAGTACGAAAAGCAGCAGGCCGCTTACGCTCAGGCCCAGTTCCTAGCGCAGCAGACGACACCGACAACGACAACTACcagcacaacaacaccacGCCCCAGACGGTACCCGACCAACGCAGGCCACAAG GTTATGAACGCACCGAAAGAGTACTACCCGGTAGGATACGACAAGAACTTCGACGACAACTTCACCTCCAAGGTGGATCTGCCCTACACGACGTTCAACTGTGGCGAACAGAAACACTTCCCGGGGCTGTACGGCGACGAGGACCTTGGTTGTATG GTCTTCCACGTATGTGCCCTGACGGACGATGGATTGATCATGAAGTCGTTCCTCTGCCCGGAAAGTACACTCTTCGACCAGACCGTGCTGAAGTGCAACTGGTGGTTCTACGTGGACTGCAAGAGCAGCAAGAACCTGTACGACTCGAACCTGCCCGTGTCCAAGAGCTACCAGCTGATGAAGGCCCTCTCGTTCTTCTCCTCCAACTACAAAAACCCGGGCGACTCGTCCGAGGGCGTCGACGTGGAAGCACTCAAGAACAGCGTCGCCACAGCTGTTGCCGTCGGTGGGTCGGCCCGCTCGCTCGACAGCCTCAGCAGCAACACGATTGCCGGTTCGACCGGTGAGCGCTCGCAGGATTTACCAGCGGTGAGTGCACGAgacagcagcggcagcagcagcacgacggTCGCCTCAAcatcaagcagcagcagcaacagcagcgacagtaacagcaacaaaacaacggcGTCGACGTAA
- the LOC118505609 gene encoding uncharacterized protein LOC118505609 isoform X4, with translation MRIFQKEECFSVGDELGLAESLGNVEANKRRALNIRTGANNIGVLPASKMPTSSYPSLPAPIAPSPGAPIQQSRPQAVTVRSSASMLPKGLPKVPSSASPVYVSPASSLMTKATSLPLGVPPFRPIPKPTPEAEPVRFDPAILRRNFALKSSQTPDPSFQSQLMNQTSSFHRTAPTRTSVVSPFPSAPNQQIIYKEAPNLQVQKVPAFQAMPESVSRISTGPVVQVDNKLQPSVIKNSIMSIPPRRQMTKPGPTIATGTADAGDEIDLMGHTVEELAAAANVSVEVIKEAIRVRQQELRAQKQYEKQQAAYAQAQFLAQQTTPTTTTTSTTTPRPRRYPTNAGHKVMNAPKEYYPVGYDKNFDDNFTSKVDLPYTTFNCGEQKHFPGLYGDEDLGCMVFHVCALTDDGLIMKSFLCPESTLFDQTVLKCNWWFYVDCKSSKNLYDSNLPVSKSYQLMKALSFFSSNYKNPGDSSEGVDVEALKNSVATAVAVGGSARSLDSLSSNTIAGSTGERSQDLPAVSARDSSGSSSTTVASTSSSSSNSSDSNSNKTTAST, from the exons ATGCGCATCTTCCAGAAAGAGGAAT GCTTCAGCGTCGGAGATGAGCTGGGACTGGCCGAATCGCTCGGCAACGTGGAGGCAAACAAACGGCGCGCCCTCAACATTCGCACCGGTGCCAACAACATTGGCGTCCTGCCCGCGTCCAAAATGCCG ACCTCCTCCTACCCCTCGCTCCCCGCCCCAATAGCCCCTTCGCCGGGTGCTCCAATCCAGCAGAGTCGCCCACAGGCAGTAACCGTTCGGTCGTCCGCGTCCATGCTGCCCAAGGGACTACCGAAGGTCCCGTCGTCCGCCTCACCCGTTTACGTATCACCCGCCTCCAGTCTGATGACGAAAGCCACCTCGCTTCCCCTGGGCGTTCCTCCCTTCCGTCCCATTCCCAAACCGACCCCGGAGGCGGAACCGGTGAGATTCGACCCGGCCATACTCCGCCGCAACTTTGCGCTCAAATCCTCCCAAACCCCCGATCCTTCCTTCCAGAGCCAACTGATGAATCAGACCTCCTCCttccaccggaccgctccgaCCCGCACCTCCGTCGTCTCCCCGTTCCCCAGCGCTCCCAATCAGCAGATTATCTACAAGGAGGCACCGAACCTGCAGGTGCAGAAGGTGCCCGCCTTCCAGGCGATGCCCGAATCGGTGTCCCGCATCTCGACCGGACCGGTCGTACAGGTCGATAATAAGCTGCAGCCGTCCGTCATCAAGAATTCCATCATGAGCATACCACCGCGCCGCCAGATGACAAAGCCTGGGCCAACGATTGCCACCGGCACCGCCGACGCGGGCGACGAGATCGATCTGATGGGCCACACGGTCGAGGAgctggcggcggcggccaACGTTAGTGTGGAGGTGATTAAGGAAGCGATTCGTGTCCGGCAGCAGGAACTGCGTGCCCAGAAGCAGTACGAAAAGCAGCAGGCCGCTTACGCTCAGGCCCAGTTCCTAGCGCAGCAGACGACACCGACAACGACAACTACcagcacaacaacaccacGCCCCAGACGGTACCCGACCAACGCAGGCCACAAG GTTATGAACGCACCGAAAGAGTACTACCCGGTAGGATACGACAAGAACTTCGACGACAACTTCACCTCCAAGGTGGATCTGCCCTACACGACGTTCAACTGTGGCGAACAGAAACACTTCCCGGGGCTGTACGGCGACGAGGACCTTGGTTGTATG GTCTTCCACGTATGTGCCCTGACGGACGATGGATTGATCATGAAGTCGTTCCTCTGCCCGGAAAGTACACTCTTCGACCAGACCGTGCTGAAGTGCAACTGGTGGTTCTACGTGGACTGCAAGAGCAGCAAGAACCTGTACGACTCGAACCTGCCCGTGTCCAAGAGCTACCAGCTGATGAAGGCCCTCTCGTTCTTCTCCTCCAACTACAAAAACCCGGGCGACTCGTCCGAGGGCGTCGACGTGGAAGCACTCAAGAACAGCGTCGCCACAGCTGTTGCCGTCGGTGGGTCGGCCCGCTCGCTCGACAGCCTCAGCAGCAACACGATTGCCGGTTCGACCGGTGAGCGCTCGCAGGATTTACCAGCGGTGAGTGCACGAgacagcagcggcagcagcagcacgacggTCGCCTCAAcatcaagcagcagcagcaacagcagcgacagtaacagcaacaaaacaacggcGTCGACGTAA
- the LOC118505609 gene encoding uncharacterized protein LOC118505609 isoform X3 yields the protein MNGFRVLNFALFAFCFLCFSVGDELGLAESLGNVEANKRRALNIRTGANNIGVLPASKMPTSSYPSLPAPIAPSPGAPIQQSRPQAVTVRSSASMLPKGLPKVPSSASPVYVSPASSLMTKATSLPLGVPPFRPIPKPTPEAEPVRFDPAILRRNFALKSSQTPDPSFQSQLMNQTSSFHRTAPTRTSVVSPFPSAPNQQIIYKEAPNLQVQKVPAFQAMPESVSRISTGPVVQVDNKLQPSVIKNSIMSIPPRRQMTKPGPTIATGTADAGDEIDLMGHTVEELAAAANVSVEVIKEAIRVRQQELRAQKQYEKQQAAYAQAQFLAQQTTPTTTTTSTTTPRPRRYPTNAGHKVMNAPKEYYPVGYDKNFDDNFTSKVDLPYTTFNCGEQKHFPGLYGDEDLGCMVFHVCALTDDGLIMKSFLCPESTLFDQTVLKCNWWFYVDCKSSKNLYDSNLPVSKSYQLMKALSFFSSNYKNPGDSSEGVDVEALKNSVATAVAVGGSARSLDSLSSNTIAGSTGERSQDLPAVSARDSSGSSSTTVASTSSSSSNSSDSNSNKTTAST from the exons ATGAATGGTTTCCGAGTGCTAAATTTTGCCCTGTTCGCGTTCTGCTTTCTCT GCTTCAGCGTCGGAGATGAGCTGGGACTGGCCGAATCGCTCGGCAACGTGGAGGCAAACAAACGGCGCGCCCTCAACATTCGCACCGGTGCCAACAACATTGGCGTCCTGCCCGCGTCCAAAATGCCG ACCTCCTCCTACCCCTCGCTCCCCGCCCCAATAGCCCCTTCGCCGGGTGCTCCAATCCAGCAGAGTCGCCCACAGGCAGTAACCGTTCGGTCGTCCGCGTCCATGCTGCCCAAGGGACTACCGAAGGTCCCGTCGTCCGCCTCACCCGTTTACGTATCACCCGCCTCCAGTCTGATGACGAAAGCCACCTCGCTTCCCCTGGGCGTTCCTCCCTTCCGTCCCATTCCCAAACCGACCCCGGAGGCGGAACCGGTGAGATTCGACCCGGCCATACTCCGCCGCAACTTTGCGCTCAAATCCTCCCAAACCCCCGATCCTTCCTTCCAGAGCCAACTGATGAATCAGACCTCCTCCttccaccggaccgctccgaCCCGCACCTCCGTCGTCTCCCCGTTCCCCAGCGCTCCCAATCAGCAGATTATCTACAAGGAGGCACCGAACCTGCAGGTGCAGAAGGTGCCCGCCTTCCAGGCGATGCCCGAATCGGTGTCCCGCATCTCGACCGGACCGGTCGTACAGGTCGATAATAAGCTGCAGCCGTCCGTCATCAAGAATTCCATCATGAGCATACCACCGCGCCGCCAGATGACAAAGCCTGGGCCAACGATTGCCACCGGCACCGCCGACGCGGGCGACGAGATCGATCTGATGGGCCACACGGTCGAGGAgctggcggcggcggccaACGTTAGTGTGGAGGTGATTAAGGAAGCGATTCGTGTCCGGCAGCAGGAACTGCGTGCCCAGAAGCAGTACGAAAAGCAGCAGGCCGCTTACGCTCAGGCCCAGTTCCTAGCGCAGCAGACGACACCGACAACGACAACTACcagcacaacaacaccacGCCCCAGACGGTACCCGACCAACGCAGGCCACAAG GTTATGAACGCACCGAAAGAGTACTACCCGGTAGGATACGACAAGAACTTCGACGACAACTTCACCTCCAAGGTGGATCTGCCCTACACGACGTTCAACTGTGGCGAACAGAAACACTTCCCGGGGCTGTACGGCGACGAGGACCTTGGTTGTATG GTCTTCCACGTATGTGCCCTGACGGACGATGGATTGATCATGAAGTCGTTCCTCTGCCCGGAAAGTACACTCTTCGACCAGACCGTGCTGAAGTGCAACTGGTGGTTCTACGTGGACTGCAAGAGCAGCAAGAACCTGTACGACTCGAACCTGCCCGTGTCCAAGAGCTACCAGCTGATGAAGGCCCTCTCGTTCTTCTCCTCCAACTACAAAAACCCGGGCGACTCGTCCGAGGGCGTCGACGTGGAAGCACTCAAGAACAGCGTCGCCACAGCTGTTGCCGTCGGTGGGTCGGCCCGCTCGCTCGACAGCCTCAGCAGCAACACGATTGCCGGTTCGACCGGTGAGCGCTCGCAGGATTTACCAGCGGTGAGTGCACGAgacagcagcggcagcagcagcacgacggTCGCCTCAAcatcaagcagcagcagcaacagcagcgacagtaacagcaacaaaacaacggcGTCGACGTAA